The following coding sequences lie in one Rutidosis leptorrhynchoides isolate AG116_Rl617_1_P2 chromosome 6, CSIRO_AGI_Rlap_v1, whole genome shotgun sequence genomic window:
- the LOC139854691 gene encoding serine/threonine-protein kinase GRIK2-like, with translation MFIKEYSLASVVQMGCCGCFGFALAKKQKKAMPKLHFGNHITHGLLQSPDVEYDEEEDDYDDNGNGNDDSFYGEDMFDSEKRDQEEFKNPSKRSQDILLYRIENELICREFPVKETHEVVRSEDENGNKMVNEYVREHKIGSGSYGKVVLYRSQVDGNHYAIKAFHKSHLLKLRVAPSETAMTDVLREVLIMKMLNHPNIVNLIEVIDDPNTDHFYMVLEYVEGKWVFEGAGPPGGLGEHVSRRYLRDIVSGLMYLHSHNIVHGDIKPDNLLVTATGTVKIGDFSVSQVFEDENDELRRSPGTPVFTAPECCLGLTYHGKAADTWAVGVTLYCMILGQYPFLGDTLQDTYDKIVNDDMWLPVDMNPQLKNLLEGLLCKDPTQRLTLERVADHPWVVGDEGPMPQFLCWCKRNKIQREKISDGNITNEIL, from the exons ATGTTTATCAAGGAATACTCTTTAGCAAGTGTTGTACAAATGGGCTGTTGTGGTTGTTTTGGGTTTGCACTTGCGAAAAAACAAAAGAAGGCTATGCCCAAGTTACACTTTGGGAATCACATTACACATGGATTATTGCAAAGTCCTGATGTTGAATATGATGAAGAGgaagatgattatgatgataatggtaatggtaatgatgATAGCTTCTATGGTGAGGACATGTTTGATAGTGAAAAGAGAGATCAAGAAGAGTTCAAGAACCCATCAAAACGCTCTCAAGATATACTTTTGTACAGGATAGAAAATGAATTGATTTGCAGGGAATTTCCTGTTAAGGAAACACACGAAGTTGTTCGGTCAGAG GATGAGAATGGGAATAAGATGGTAAACGAGTATGTTCGCGAGCATAAAATTGGCTCTGGAAGCTACGGAAAAGTG GTTCTTTATCGAAGCCAGGTTGATGGGAACCATTATGCAATTAAG GCATTTCACAAGTCTCATTTGTTAAAGCTACGAGTTGCCCCATCTGAAACTGCAATGACTGATGTTCTTCGTGAG GTGTTAATTATGAAAATGTTAAATCATCCTAATATAGTAAACTTGATTGAGGTGATTGATGACCCAAACACAGATCATTTCTACATGG TTTTAGAATATGTTGAAGGCAAATGGGTCTTTGAGGGTGCGGGACCGCCAGGTGGGTTGGGAGAGCATGTCTCAAGGAGATATTTGCGTGATATAGTTTCCGGATTGATGTATCTTCATTCTCAT AATATTGTGCATGGTGATATAAAACCTGACAATCTTCTCGTTACTGCTACCGGCACAGTGAAGATCGGTGATTTTAGCGTTAGCCAGGTTTTCGAG GATGAAAATGACGAACTTCGTCGCTCCCCTGGAACTCCCGTTTTCACTGCTCCCGAATGTTGTCTAG GTCTAACTTATCATGGTAAAGCTGCTGACACATGGGCCGTTGGAGTTACTTTATATTGTATGATACTCGGACAATATCCTTTTCTTGGAGATACACTACAAGATACTTACGACAAG ATCGTTAATGATGACATGTGGCTCCCGGTGGATATGAACCCTCAACTCAAGAACCTTCTTGAAGGTCTTCTTTGCAAAG ACCCGACACAGAGACTGACACTAGAGAGAGTTGCAGATCATCCTTGGGTTGTAGGTGATGAGGGACCGATGCCTCAATTTTTATGCTGGTGCAAACGCAACAAAATACAAAGAGAGAAAATATCAGACGGAAACATTACAAATGAGATCTTATAA
- the LOC139854692 gene encoding uncharacterized protein translates to MDFKAVKWQILRGSLTWRLIIRAMFLVLAMVVLSFTRIANNIRSNEPIRIDFDTCSLNIGSIACVDGENLTLGVIRELISNPMLGFDGRILSVGEGSDTIASRLRELGFSNAISAYKNPLLSLLRKQFEHKLAFESNSFDFVFSTSFDRTNVPALIVLEIERVLRPGGVAALLVSSVNFDTRSLVRSATPVSLLLRSSDIVHVCGIHTFTLIVFKKQSESVMFFDNYKLPNNCPSISKNKPFMQYIEPVVDQKLTEENELCYLPKFLNVSSRNRLIYINMGAGEFDQRYPIHPDAFNVYVVDHNVSALTSHVKKPGVTFVYHPDLLEDDKTESSLMSVDYLEAPLHEEQFEFIDWFKETAIDGDFVVLMMNAGSTQLKVLFELFSSGAICHVDELFLRCSDGVDCRGSYCCKDCASLYKSLRNAGVYVHQWLGG, encoded by the coding sequence atGGATTTCAAAGCAGTAAAATGGCAGATCCTACGTGGATCACTCACGTGGAGGTTGATAATAAGAGCTATGTTCCTTGTATTAGCTATGGTTGTACTTTCGTTCACTCGAATTGCGAACAATATTCGATCAAACGAGCCGATTCGTATTGATTTTGATACGTGTTCGTTGAATATCGGCTCCATTGCGTGTGTTGATGGTGAGAATTTGACTCTTGGAGTGATTAGAGAGCTGATAAGTAATCCAATGTTAGGGTTTGATGGCAGGATTTTATCCGTAGGCGAAGGATCTGATACGATTGCATCTAGATTGCGAGAATTAGGATTCTCGAATGCTATCAGTGCTTACAAAAACCCTTTGTTATCGCTGTTACGAAAACAGTTTGAACATAAGCTTGCATTTGAGTCAAATTCGTTCGATTTCGTGTTTTCTACGTCGTTTGATAGAACAAACGTCCCGGCTCTCATTGTGTTAGAAATCGAACGTGTTTTACGACCTGGAGGTGTTGCTGCATTGCTTGTTAGCTCGGTTAACTTCGATACTCGTAGTTTGGTAAGGTCTGCGACGCCTGTTTCTTTGTTGTTAAGAAGCTCTGATATTGTTCATGTTTGTGGGATCCACACATTTACTTTAATCGTGTTCAAGAAGCAATCTGAAAGCGTCATGTTTTTTGATAATTACAAACTTCCTAACAACTGCCCGTCTATATCGAAAAACAAACCTTTCATGCAGTACATCGAGCCTGTTGTGGATCAAAAGTTAACTGAGGAAAACGAGCTTTGTTATTTACCTAAGTTTTTGAATGTTTCATCGAGAAACAGGTTGATATATATTAACATGGGTGCAGGGGAATTCGATCAACGTTATCCTATTCATCCTGATGCTTTTAATGTATATGTGGTTGATCATAATGTGTCTGCACTTACATCACACGTTAAAAAACCAGGTGTCACGTTTGTTTATCATCCGGACCTACTTGAAGATGATAAAACAGAGTCGAGCTTAATGTCTGTTGATTATCTTGAAGCTCCGTTACATGAAGAACAATTTGAATTTATTGATTGGTTTAAAGAAACTGCTATAGATGGTGATTTTGTTGTACTTATGATGAATGCTGGGTCGACCCAGTTAAAAGTATTGTTTGAGTTGTTTTCGAGTGGAGCTATATGTCATGTTGATGAGCTGTTTCTACGGTGTTCAGATGGGGTCGATTGCAGGGGTAGTTATTGTTGTAAGGACTGTGCGAGTCTTTATAAGAGTCTGAGAAATGCTGGTGTGTATGTACATCAATGGTTAGGGGGCTAA
- the LOC139854693 gene encoding protein FAR1-RELATED SEQUENCE 5-like, giving the protein MNYKEFGDIVSFDATYGTNRYNMRFVPITGIDNHKKLVIFGAALLLRETIDSYKWFIDCFLKTFSNEPGSVTTDQDPAVLEAVTEKFKTAKHRLCMWHISQKLKDKVGYVLYNNKVFRKRMNYIFWNKETSVSSFERHWKSLIEDFELDGAKWFDDMYAIKEM; this is encoded by the exons ATGAATTATAAAGAATTTGGTGACATTGTGTCATTTGATGCAACATATGGTACCAAtag gTACAATATGAGATTTGTTCCTATCACTGGTATTGATAATCACAAGAAGCTTGTTATTTTTGGTGCTGCATTGCTATTGCGTGAAACTATTGATTCGTACAAATGGTTTATTGACTGTTTTCTAAAAACTTTTTCTAATGAACCTGGTTCGGTTACTACTGATCAAGACCCTGCAGTGTTGGAAGCGGTGACTGAGAAGTTTAAAACTGCAAAACACAGATTATGTATGTGGCACATCAGTCAGAAGTTAAAGGATAAG GTTGGTTATGTTTTGTATAATAATAAAGTTTTCCGCAAACGTATGAATTACATATTTTGGAACAAAGAAACGTCTGTATCATCTTTTGAAAGACATTGGAAGTCGTTAATTGAAGATTTTGAGTTAGATGGTGCAAAGTGGTTTGACGATATGTATGCAATCAAGGAGATGTAG